A single window of Leishmania panamensis strain MHOM/PA/94/PSC-1 chromosome 35 sequence DNA harbors:
- a CDS encoding hypothetical protein (TriTrypDB/GeneDB-style sysID: LpmP.35.2230), translating to MVSLFLLIDIDNTLYEYSETGFDKEMRNRIFAFAEQRVGLTTEQAECLSRRYWLNYGLSLHGYIKEYNVDAKEYSDFVHQCSYDKLHYNKPLVDMLLSMQYVREDAEEYDGPHPTGVHHLYYYTNANRSHARKVLDLQGLRPIFTRPRPVGLPVKEYHRIDDEAGFEDHVEWLGFSYEDQWRLTNPVIANKPMRQAYEAIYKAIEDQIAEDATLVTTTTTTAGSESAFASSPPLRKSISAKEVENKQAHLRPENLVMVDDSLMNIDAPLELGWGAVWYAHDKQELPTDVNSNASAPLYAAAVASGRLQVIRSILELKTAVERICVANSRSTSS from the coding sequence ATGGTATCGCTTTTTTTGCTGATCGACATTGACAATACACTGTACGAGTACAGCGAAACTGGCTTTGACAAAGAGATGCGCAATCGCATCTTTGCCTTTGCAGAGCAGAGGGTCGGCTTGACCACCGAACAGGCTGAGTGCCTCTCTCGCAGGTACTGGCTCAACTacggcctctctctccacggCTACATAAAGGAGTACAATGTCGACGCGAAGGAGTACAGCGACTTTGTGCACCAGTGCTCCTATGATAAGCTGCACTATAACAAACCGCTGGTGGACATGCTGCTGAGCATGCAGTACGTGCGAGAGGATGCAGAGGAGTACGACGGGCCGCATCCGACTGGCGTCCATCACCTCTACTACTACACAAATGCCAACCGCTCTCATGCACGCAAAGTGCTTGACTTACAAGGACTGCGTCCTATATTCACCCGACCGCGTCCGGTAGGGTTGCCCGTGAAGGAGTACCACCGCATCGACGACGAGGCTGGCTTCGAGGATCACGTGGAGTGGCTTGGCTTTTCTTACGAGGATCAGTGGCGGCTGACGAATCCGGTGATTGCAAACAAGCCAATGCGGCAAGCCTACGAGGCGATCTACAAGGCAATTGAAGACCAGATAGCCGAAGATGCGACACTGGTGACCACCACTACAACAACAGCGGGCAGCGAGTCAGCCTTCGCATCTTCCCCGCCACTGCGCAAATCAATCAGCGCGAAGGAAGTGGAGAACAAACAAGCCCACCTCCGCCCGGAGAACCTTGTCATGGTCGACGACTCGCTCATGAACATCGATGCGCCGCTCGAGCTTGGCTGGGGAGCTGTCTGGTACGCGCACGACAAACAGGAGCTCCCGACAGATGTGAATAGCAACGCAAGTGCCCCTCTCtatgccgctgctgtcgcctcTGGACGTCTGCAGGTGATCCGTAGCATCCTTGAGCTGAAGACGGCGGTGGAGAGGATTTGTGTGGCCAATAGCCGGAGTACGTCAtcgtga
- a CDS encoding hypothetical protein (TriTrypDB/GeneDB-style sysID: LpmP.35.2210) has protein sequence MSAPPLQRGQLQQPPLSSPFQSRRQHDEVEEHLHQPTRRSPEDETLLDSLSFTESTDSTVADLKHGGNYSGRHDGEWRLGYEDEDVNDTSVVHEQGEVDYSLVPSPRRAEIHTEHWPRCRRGRTEEEEGKAGDVITARQPTSPESRLSTELRSSGCNSSEAEAGAGDKSSSDSLIPNSDDGWVAHSHRELNHATSHRIGSEEVDEGDTSYGTPHISSREQNKHSTIAAASQCFEHAAQTNPLPRTSRQLVYTDSGTMFSPTLTDDVVEDSDFAAGVVTALTTPDTVHDDQDSAAAAPIVRNLEAPAVSRGTLQHLYVVESDMNDAALSAPGAGTSRSSSPALQAKEGSLKDPIAQESGETEALQNVHRRPPPLSVASPSELKRADTEMESAMREMAEQLRWHDHHVGATVAGANSDGGVASRGNTPSFRRSDGESQEESEANRPVNRHRNPSSSFSVLHNPTADAADADAMKSVREDDWLVRQRYSQADVGNAESFNAHRSGRALGNESPAPASAAYKFFSRQLQPPEDRRARISELAKALRWDGSRGTFTGPSGGPLASPPAEGQPRDSMEGVATLCTPCAANSTSHSHGEPMQGAAGVVMLSLPNTSAPSLQGEVFSPHQQELMMADLQVYYNNSCRLGVGAEEHRRCPGLSDSPLLESSVVEGMPTATTAEGISTGVAGAAVFSVDFPATPPRMPLTSRRQRPPPRMLCPPTPSPSPSRSTAMDAMFAVAAAVEEGEALDAGVVVPSFSEVAPGAEPQRQPQLSSINTPPGQSALELCTTSAGVEVVSSSLCRSPLWVSSASEALADAVVSVVAPAVATVATAAVDGDVRVSVVSSSSSCHKMAEEDNVSADMDLLGALDCQKGALSEPCAAADTSVAVNDADRSLMVSLCSASSESSQPRLNYSDHTVASSAYRSDSAPQQVGVVAIKSASRAERERAVFCTTFQGSTSTRNAAVSAAVPVVRQSLMRHDDPGEDSSVVLVDLIPFPYGRQRGDRMALSSLPRDGCGDAVASWSISSVARASTETESAVAAVSDATDDIARRQVISTRQSASARKLRSAAAVEGEEHPYVQLTLFPFSAASPSPIRPSLSNGSEKVWQHYEAPTLSLYTGGGGEVGECYHDDADSSNADDEAHLRYDDGTCSPAEPTAAAAACPTRKSEILDDLYSDGDCIEEQAYIEEALCRAEAKSARLRLEPTSAAARTAEAEAKAQARELECAELHMLVSRMQVELAAAQTAAESTTTKTRIDAEVQVVACTNLLDGTATAAASLSISPNQLDTATPSTQKDIALSEAAVWQRRHDAVAQELAILKGNMAEQLAVLDRLGMQPPFSEELVRAAERRLRHVKVAHAPVTATKISQPAVTLSETPHTPTRPTCVDSTASLGFPTGGTSVTATAKMQVRNGNTIAVLLSQRKQDRHLEQPAATDGVATGAAGSATASSTLAPPGKRDGRADCSSPLDAKENCVV, from the coding sequence ATGAGTGCTCCACCTCTTCAGCGcggacagctgcagcagcctccGCTATCGTCCCCATTTCAATCACGCCGTCAGCACGATGAGGTAGAGGAGCACCTCCACCAACCGACACGGCGCTCTCCCGAGGACGAGACGCTGCTTGACTCTTTGTCCTTCACGGAGTCCACCGACTCCACCGTCGCCGACCTCAAGCACGGTGGCAATTACAGCGGCCGTCATGACGGGGAGTGGCGGCTTGGctacgaggacgaggatgtCAATGACACATCTGTGGTGCACGAGCAGGGGGAGGTTGATTACAGCCTTGTGCCCTCTCCACGCCGGGCTGAGATACACACTGAGCACTGGCCGCGGTGCAGGCGAGGCAGaacggaggaagaggaggggaaagcggGAGACGTGATAACGGCAAGGCAGCCCACTTCACCTGAGTCACGTCTCAGCACAGAGCTTCGCAGTTCGGGTTGCAACTCGTCTGAAGCCGAGGCTGGCGCAGGCGACAAGAGTAGTAGTGACTCGCTGATTCCAAATAGTGACGACGGCTGGGTCGCTCACAGTCATAGGGAGCTTAACCACGCGACGAGTCATCGGATAGGTTCTGAGGAAGTAGACGAGGGGGACACATCCTATGGTACTCCTCACATCAGTAGCCGCGAACAAAACAAACACTCAACCATCGCTGCAGCAAGTCAGTGTTTCGAGCACGCGGCCCAGACGAATCCCTTACCGCGTACAAGTCGCCAGCTCGTGTACACCGACTCCGGCACAATGTTCTCACCCACACTAACTGATGACGTCGTCGAAGATTCCGACTTCGCAGCAGGGGTAGTCACAGCACTGACAACACCTGACACTGTGCACGATGACCAGGatagcgccgctgcagcgccaatAGTGAGAAACCTGGAAGCCCCGGCTGTATCTCGTGGCACGCTGCAACACCTCTATGTCGTCGAATCCGATATGAATGACGCGGCGCTATCGGCCCCGGGGGCTGGCACCTCGCGCTCTTCCTcacctgcgctgcaggcgaaAGAGGGGTCTCTGAAAGACCCCATCGCACAGGAGTCTGGCGAGACCGAAGCCTTACAGAATGTTCACCGtcgcccgccgccgctgtctgtGGCCTCTCCATCTGAGCTAAAGCGTGCCGACACTGAGATGGAGAGCGCCATGCGGGAGATGGCGGAGCAACTGCGGTGGCATGATCACCATGTAGGCGCCACAGTGGCGGGTGCCAATAGTGATGGCGGTGTAGCCAGCCGCGGCAACACGCCGTCTTTCCGCAGGAGTGACGGTGAAAGTCAAGAGGAGTCTGAGGCTAACCGGCCAGTGAATCGACACAGGaatccctcctcctccttttcggTCCTCCACAACCCAACCGCTGACGCAGCAGACGCCGACGCGATGAAGAGTGTGCGAGAGGATGACTGGCTCGTGCGCCAACGGTACAGCCAGGCGGACGTGGGTAATGCAGAGAGCTTCAACGCGCACCGCAGTGGACGGGCGCTCGGCAACGAGTCTCCTGCACCGGCTTCGGCAGCGTATAAATTCTTCTCGCGCCAGCTACAGCCACCGGAAGACCGACGTGCACGCATTTCTGAGCTCGCGAAGGCCTTGCGCTGGGATGGCTCCCGTGGCACCTTCACTGGTCCTAGTGGGGGTCCGCTAGCGTCGCCGCCTGCCGAAGGACAACCGCGCGACAGCATGGAAGGGGTGGCCACTCTCTGCACTCCATGTGCTGCCAACAGCACGTCGCATTCTCATGGCGAGCCCATGCagggcgctgctggcgtaGTAATGCTCTCGTTGCCGAACACGTCAGCGCCGTCTCTGCAAGGAGAGGTATTTTCACCGCACCAGCAAGAACTCATGATGGCAGACTTGCAGGTGTACTACAACAACAGTTGTCGCCTTGGTGTCGGAGCAGAGGAACATCGGCGTTGCCCTGGTCTTTCCGATTCACCTCTTCTAGAGTCCTCGGTTGTAGAGGGGATGCCGACTGCTACGACAGCTGAAGGGATCTCAACAGGGGTGGCAGGGGCTGCGGTGTTCAGCGTCGACTTCCCCGCAACCCCACCGCGCATGCCGCTCACCTCGCGCCGCCagaggccaccgccgcggatGCTGTGCCCGCCTACCCCGTCGCCgtccccttctcgctctACTGCCATGGATGCCATGTTTGccgtagcagcagctgttgaagagggggaggcgctGGATGCAGGCGTTGTGGTACCGAGCTTCTCAGAAGTAGCACCGGGCGCtgagccgcagcggcaaccGCAGCTAAGTAGCATCAACACTCCGCCGGGACAGTCTGCCTTGGAGCTCTGTACGACCAGCGCCGGCGTGGAGGTGGTGTCTTCATCGCTGTGCCGATCACCCCTGTGGGTTTCGTCTGCATCAGAGGCACTGGCAGACGCGGTCGTGTCAGTTGTGGCGCCTGCTGTTGCCACGGTTGCGACTGCAGCCGTAGATGGCGATGTTAGGGTGAGTGTCGTCAGCTCTTCTTCATCTTGTCATAagatggcggaggaggacaatGTCAGTGCTGACATGGATCTGCTAGGTGCATTGGACTGTCAGAAAGGTGCGCTGAGTGAGCCatgtgctgcagccgacACCTCTGTCGCTGTAAATGACGCCGACAGGTCGCTTATGGTGTCACTGTGCAGTGCAAGCAGCGAATCATCGCAGCCGCGACTCAACTATAGCGATCACACTGTCGCTTCCTCGGCCTACCGCTCAGATAGCGCTCCGCAGCAAGTCGGTGTCGTCGCGATCAAGAGTGCCAGCCGTGCTGAGCGTGAGCGAGCAGTTTTCTGTACCACTTTTCAAGGTAGCACATCTACGCGGAACGCGGCAGTCAGCGCCGCGGTGCCAGTGGTGCGGCAGTCGCTGATGCGGCATGACGATCCTGGGGAAGACTCGTCCGTTGTGCTCGTCGACCTCATACCTTTTCCCTATGGCAGGCAGAGGGGAGATAGGATGGCGCTTTCGTCGTTACCACGTGATGGCTGCGGCGATGCCGTAGCATCGTGGAGCATCAGTAGCGTGGCTCGCGCAAGCACTGAGACAGAGAGTGCGGTGGCCGCTGTGAGTGACGCGACAGACGACATCGCGCGCAGGCAGGTCATCTCGACACGGCAGTCCGCCAGCGCTCGAAAATTgcggtcggcggcggcggtggaaggTGAGGAGCATCCGTACGTGCAGCTCACGCTCTTTCCATTCTCGGCCGCGTCACCGTCACCGATACGCCCGTCACTCAGTAACGGGAGTGAGAAGGTGTGGCAGCACTACGAGGCACCGACGCTCTCGTTGTAcaccggtggtggcggtgaggtAGGTGAGTGCTATCACGACGACGcagacagcagcaacgcagaTGACGAAGCGCACCTCCGTTACGATGATGGGACTTGCTCTCCGGCGGAAcctaccgccgctgctgccgcctgcccCACTCGCAAAAGTGAGATACTGGACGACCTGTATAGTGACGGCGACTGCATAGAAGAGCAGGCGTACATCGAGGAGGCTCTGTGCCGTGCCGAGGCGAAGAGTGCAAGGCTGCGCCTCGAGCCGACGtctgccgcggcgcgcacagctgaggcggaggcgaaggcgcaggcgcggGAGCTGGAGTGCGCAGAACTGCACATGCTGGTGAGCCGTATGCAGGTGGAGTtagcagcggcacagacaGCCGCTGAGTCGACAACAACGAAGACACGTATAGATGCTGAAGTCCAGGTTGTTGCCTGCACCAACCTCTTGGAtggcaccgccacagcagctgcctcgCTCTCAATTTCACCAAATCAACTAGACACGGCGACGCCAAGCACCCAGAAGGACATAGCGCTTTCGGAGGCTGCGGTCTGGCAACGCCGCCATGACGCcgtggcgcaggagctgGCCATTCTCAAGGGTAACATGGCTGAACAGCTGGCGGTACTGGATCGGCTAGGCATGCAACCTCCTTTTTCGGAGGAGTTGGTGCGTGCAGCGGAGCGGCGACTACGGCATGTCAAAGTTGCTCATGCACCTGTCACTGCCACGAAGATCAGCCAACCAGCCGTAACTCTTTCGGAaactccacacacaccaacccGCCCAACGTGCGtcgacagcaccgcctcgctTGGCTTCCCGACGGGCGGCACCTCCGTCACCGCGACAGCGAAGATGCAAGTAAGAAACGGCAACACGATCGCAGTTCTGCTGAGCCAGCGCAAGCAGGACCGTCACCTCGAGcagccagcagcaacggATGGGGTAGCGACTGGAGCTGCTGGCTCGGCAACCGCGTCATCCACGCTGGCACCACCAGGAAAGCGCGATGGCAGAGCAGACTGCAGTTCCCCGCTGGATGCCAAAGAGAACTGCGTCGTTTGA
- a CDS encoding hypothetical protein (TriTrypDB/GeneDB-style sysID: LpmP.35.2200): MPLSPLIRPLSPLQTQRAPLLPEPYSLADVILQPFSAATSATPAGVWDEHTSSVAVGRPTAPESQHSRVAYPSAPGATNVLPVAMSTPAPPLLLAHTLAPSFHSMVGDALSSEMLRDSYAAQPKKDRQQHSVVEALRCVPTGTTVWPGSRLSTDTGATKVPAASDAVHFEHPRRTQAPSRASSSPNHLYVSGTTARSSFAHRRPADEALPAATSSSLLHSAATTAMAAAQPSYGTALLRKRLPATQASQRERCRLHLLAQRQLQRSSSQSLSDWRAHGRAKVVSPLLTLSSCCSASTAAECAERDPNKPYPAAPLAELATCYHNPAIRDSSCRPHTISMVASPVVGESGESAATNASAGGCARISHARVVTPFASSALSPAHSDAAEKTKEGAFVALPRYSPHCACGRREEENVVEGEDGDTFFDAPYDLARKMLQALQPEPIAGPLRRPAPEKQGKTPRSLTPSTRSSGGVASAPATGSPTSPAAEPYLPRYVYPALEECRRLLHEIHLTNPLLHRCLAPPRPLGTSSGSGSCRVATAALAPSECSQACASSNNMPVSAQSGTFPSLSAATTAVVLPKRTTLALSSEARRLYHWNSTSAAEDLSLMHGPFQQSSERFTSSMALQLQRLQAVGARLYGNTHDTSTSRDEVHGPARRRWRLPSSAPSTSSWNFVVPHFDVDQCSSEENNANESPSGQLRRLLRETEAVLPSLLGREAGPPLSTTPNAAFTTLLPSTKNNARGDRDDCSHSALDGAATTHAAGMSTPLVGNLFPFPSICDSLTPARPPMLSSSPYGA, translated from the coding sequence ATGCCACTTTCACCGCTTATACGTCCTCTATCCccgctgcagacgcagcgCGCCCCTTTGCTGCCGGAGCCGTACTCTCTTGCCGACGTCATTCTTCAGCCCTTTTCCGCGGCGACGTCGGCGACCCCCGCCGGTGTGTGGGATGAACACACATCCTCCGTTGCTGTGGGTAGACCCACTGCTCCAGAGTCACAGCATAGCCGCGTCGCGTACCCCTCTGCGCCTGGCGCTACCAATGTGCTGCCCGTGGCCATGTCGACGCCTGCACCACCCCTCCTTCTGGCTCACACACTGGCGCCATCGTTTCACAGTATGGTGGGTGACGCACTGAGTTCAGAGATGCTGCGAGACAGCTACGCTGCTCAGCCCAAGAAGGATCGTCAGCAGCACTCGGTTGTGGAAGCTTTGCGATGCGTTCCGACTGGCACCACTGTTTGGCCTGGGTCGCGTCTCAGCACTGACACAGGTGCCACAAAAGTGCCCGCTGCAAGTGATGCGGTTCATTTTGAGCACCCGAGGCGCACGCAGGCGCCAAGCCGGGCATCATCTTCCCCTAACCACCTCTACGTCAGCGGCACAACGGCGCGCTCCAGTTTTGCGCATAGAAGGCCAGCAGATGAGGCTCTGCCTGCTGCAACGTCGTCATCGTTGCTGCATTCTGCGGCcacgacggcgatggcggcagcacagccGTCTTATGGCACTGCACTCTTGCGTAAGCGCTTGCCTGCTACGCAGGCGAGCCAAAGGGAACGCTGTCGCTTGCATCTCCtggcgcagaggcagctgcagcgctcttCGTCCCAGTCCCTCTCCGACTGGCGTGCCCACGGCAGAGCAAAGGTGGTGTCCCCTTTGTTAACGCTCTCGTCCTGTTGCAGTGCCTCAACTGCAGCCGAGTGCGCTGAAAGGGACCCGAACAAGCCTTAccccgccgcgccgctcGCAGAGTTGGCGACGTGCTACCACAACCCCGCAATACGTGATTCCTCCTGTCGCCCCCATACGATTTCGATGGTGGCGTCTCCTGTTGTGGGGGAGAGCGGCGAATCAGCAGCGACCAACGCTTCCgcaggcggctgcgcgagAATCTCGCATGCGCGAGTGGTGACTCCATTTGCCAGCTCAGCACTGTCGCCCGCCCACTCAGACGCAGCGGAAAAGACGAAGGAAGGGGCTTTCGTGGCACTACCTCGTTACTCCCCTCACTGCGCCTGTggtaggagagaggaagaaaatgTGGTCGAAGGGGAGGACGGGGACACATTTTTTGACGCCCCATACGACCTTGCAAGAAAGATGCTCCAAGCACTGCAGCCTGAGCCGATCGCTGGGCCATTACGCAGGCCAGCGCCGGAGAAGCAAGGGAAGACCCCCAGAAGCTTGACACCGAGCACGAGGTCCTCTGGTGGCGTTGCTAGTGCCCCTGCGACTGGATCGCCAACGTCACCGGCTGCCGAGCCCTACCTGCCTCGCTACGTCTATCCAGCCTTGGAAGAGTGTCGTCGTTTGCTACACGAGATCCACCTCACCAACCCGTTACTGCATCGTTGCCTCGCACCTCCGCGACCCCTGGGGACCTCCTCAGGCAGTGGCAGCTGTCGTGTTGCCACAGCTGCTTTAGCTCCTTCTGAATGCTCGCAAGCGTGCGCATCATCAAACAACATGCCTGTATCAGCCCAGAGTGGcacctttccctctctttctgcagccaccaccgctgtggTTCTACCAAAGCGAACAACTCTTGCGCTAAGCTCCGAGGCGCGCCGGCTGTACCACTGGAACTCCACTTCCGCTGCCGAGGACCTCTCACTCATGCACGGGCCGTTCCAACAGTCTTCGGAGCGCTTCACCAGCTCTATGGCCCTCcaactgcagcgccttcaaGCTGTCGGAGCGCGCCTTTACGGTAACACCCATGACACATCGACCTCTCGGGACGAAGTGCACGGGCCTGCtaggcggaggtggcgcttGCCTTCTTCAGCGCCTTCAACCTCGTCCTGGAACTTTGTGGTGCCCCATTTTGATGTCGaccagtgcagcagcgaggagaacaACGCCAACGAGTCGCCCTCtgggcagctgcggcgactCTTGcgagagacggaggcggtgctgccgtccCTGCTGGGACGTGAGGCAGGCCCACCGCTTTCCACTACCCCCAACGCGGCCTTTACTACTCTTTTACCCTCAACAAAGAACAATGCTCGCGGTGACAGGGATGactgcagccacagcgccCTCGATGGGGCCGCCACGACCCACGCTGCCGGCATGTCCACGCCGCTAGTGGGGAACCTGTTTCCCTTCCCATCCATCTGCGACTCGTTGACGCCAGCCCGACCACCGATGCTATCGTCCTCCCCATATGGCGCGTAA
- a CDS encoding DEAD box RNA helicase, putative (TriTrypDB/GeneDB-style sysID: LpmP.35.2220) translates to MAERNYSPFSGFTTTSRGGGAHRKDNSGAMGSKLAPVNWSTKSLVPGKWKVVDASAIRKAASIKDNHGANKVTHLSDGEADEWRQANSITVSDSDQCPNPITQFDMLTTVPQYLKAKLLAQGFKAPTPIQAQSWSIVLSGRDLVGVAKTGSGKTLAFIVPALAHIALQEPLKMGDGPMVIVLAPTRELAQQIEQETIKVLPQSIRCGCIYGGAPKGPQLGLLRQGVHILVATPGRLIDFMEIKRVNLLRVTYLVLDEADRMLDMGFEPQVRAICGQIRPDRQTLMFSATWPRDIQNLAASFQKNWVRINVGSMELLANKDVTQHFILTSEAAKLDELKRLMERHRNQRVLVFCKTKKTADYLEFQLKRNGVDCMAIHGDKEQRQREFILERFRKDSRLCVVATDVAARGLDIKELETVVNYDFPMQIDDYVHRIGRTGRAGAKGASFTMITKHETQLNASTVFQLVELVERAGQEAPGWLREWAEQGGGYHVPKRNRNMMGSFGRSSPRMRMPGDHSAAGDGSGGGHFGLAPHAKGSPAFGMKGGAIENKKFDYSSEDDDSAQPVKRTRQ, encoded by the coding sequence ATGGCAGAGCGTAACTACAGCCCCTTTTCTGGATTCACCACCACGTcccgtggtggtggtgctcacAGAAAGGACAACTCGGGTGCGATGGGTAGCAAACTGGCGCCTGTAAACTGGTCCACTAAGAGCCTCGTCCCCGGTAAGTGGAAGGTTGTCGACGCCAGCGCGATCCGTAAGGCCGCCAGCATAAAAGATAACCACGGCGCCAACAAGGTGACGCACctcagcgacggcgaggcggaCGAATGGCGTCAGGCCAACTCTATCACAGTTTCCGACTCCGACCAGTGCCCGAACCCAATTACGCAGTTTGACATGCTCACCACCGTGCCGCAGTACCTGAAGGCAaagctgctggcgcagggATTCAAggcccccacccccatccaGGCGCAGTCCTGGTCGATCGTTCTGTCGGGCCGCGACCTCGTCGGCGTGGCCAAGACCGGCTCCGGCAAAACCTTAGCGTTCATTGTGCCAGCCCTGGCTCACATCGCGCTTCAGGAGCCGCTGAAGATGGGGGACGGCCCAATGGTGATTGTCCTCGCTCCGACCCGCGAACTGGCCCAGCAGATAGAGCAGGAGACGATcaaggtgctgccgcagagcATTCGGTGCGGCTGCATTTACGGCGGCGCGCCGAAGGGCCCGCAGCTCGGACTGCTGCGCCAGGGAGTGCACATCCTCGTGGCCACACCGGGTCGTTTGATCGATTTCATGGAGATCAAGCGCGTGAACCTGCTGCGTGTGACGTACCTTGTGCTAGATGAGGCGGACCGCATGCTGGACATGGGATTTGAGCCGCAGGTGCGCGCCATCTGCGGTCAAATTCGCCCCGACCGACAAACACTCATGTTCTCAGCCACGTGGCCCCGCGACATTCAGAACCTAGCCGCCAGCTTCCAGAAGAACTGGGTGCGCATCAACGTCGGTAGcatggagctgctggcgaacAAGGATGTTACGCAGCACTTCATCTTGACCTCAGAGGCAGCGAAGCTCGATGAGCTGAAGCGGCTGATGGAGCGCCATCGCAATCAGCGCGTGCTCGTCTTCTGCAAGACGAAGAAGACGGCGGACTACCTGGAGTTTCAACTGAAGCGCAACGGGGTGGACTGCATGGCTATCCACGGCGATaaggagcagcgccagcgtgagTTCATCCTGGAGCGCTTCCGCAAGGACTCGCGACTGTGTGTAGTGGCTACCGACGTGGCCGCTCGTGGTCTCGACATCAAGGAGCTGGAGACAGTTGTCAACTACGACTTCCCTATGCAGATTGACGACTATGTGCACCGTATCGGCCGCACAGGCCGCGCCGGAGCTAAAGGTGCGTCCTTCACGATGATCACAAAGCACGAAACTCAGCTGAACGCGTCGACGGTATTTCAGCTGGTGGAGCTGGTAGAGCGCGCGGGGCAGGAGGCGCCTGGGTGGTTGCGCGAGTGGGCTGAGCAAGGTGGCGGCTATCACGTCCCAAAGCGCAACCGCAACATGATGGGCAGCTtcggccgcagcagcccacGTATGCGCATGCCGGGCGACCACTCCGCTGCTGGCGAtggtagcggcggcggccactTTGGCCTGGCGCCGCATGCTAAAGGCTCACCGGCATTCGGCATGAAGGGCGGCGCAATAGAGAATAAGAAGTTCGACTACAgcagcgaagacgacgactCTGCCCAACCGGTCAAGCGCACCCGTCAATAG
- a CDS encoding COP-coated vesicle membrane protein erv25 precursor, putative (TriTrypDB/GeneDB-style sysID: LpmP.35.2240): protein MRPSSIRGARVHCCLRDFPRQLLLVAVFLLVLQAAKSAHALTFHFVDSKPLCFSETIENVKESQITGVYDWKASATSPASQVQLRLSVKDSTGNVYYDKAMMEGEHSFAVQLNPNVLNGEQLICFTASSSFVASEKDPVKVRIELDQALKNEFKARKELIKTIQKRRQVDGLDVYTYQEVGGELKDILQPRAYLEAIERELSAMEELLDQLVMGLTTSVTREFRMRETSESTFTRVWVCALLLIGIISGVLWMQFRFLKSTLRKKKLL, encoded by the coding sequence ATGAGGCCATCATCCATCAGAGGTGCACgggtgcactgctgcctgcGAGACTTCCCGCGGCAGCTTCTTCTCGTTGCtgtgtttcttcttgtcCTCCAGGCAGCCAAGTCGGCACACGCGCTCACCTTTCACTTTGTCGACAGCAAGCCGTTGTGCTTCTCCGAGACAATTGAGAACGTGAAGGAGAGTCAGATTACTGGCGTGTACGACTGGAAGGCCAGTGCCACCTCGCCAGCCTCACAGGTGCAGCTCCGACTTTCCGTGAAGGACAGCACTGGGAATGTGTATTACGATAAGGCGATGATGGAGGGTGAGCACTCCTTCGCGGTGCAGCTGAACCCAAATGTGCTGAATGGGGAGCAGCTCATCTGTttcaccgcctcctcaaGCTTCGTCGCCTCCGAGAAGGACCCGGTGAAGGTGCGTATTGAGTTGGATCAGGCGCTTAAGAATGAATTCAAGGCCCGCAAGGAGCTCATCAAGACCATCCAGAAGCGACGTCAGGTTGACGGCCTCGACGTTTACACGTACCAGGAGGTAGGGGGAGAGTTGAAGGACATCCTGCAGCCGCGCGCCTACCTGGAAGCCATCGAACGAGAGCTGAGTGCGATGGAGGAGCTGTTAGATCAGCTGGTGATGGGCTTGACCACCAGTGTAACAAGGGAGTTCCGCATGCGTGAGACTTCGGAGAGCACCTTTAcccgtgtgtgggtgtgtgcgctgctgcttatCGGCATCATTTCCGGCGTCCTCTGGATGCAGTTTCGCTTCCTCAAGTCGACTCTCCGCAAGAAGAAGCTCCTGTGA